In the genome of Cercospora beticola chromosome 2, complete sequence, one region contains:
- a CDS encoding uncharacterized protein (antiSMASH:Cluster_2), with protein MAQTQTAVQLDAKIGVKGASAPIEPADNAAQPLAHIIHGGVQCPPAEAWTPFGWEEPGHGKQIHGEVTIFRPFGTTGKLMAGFWRTGPTSPGCNKDGSHVIRYSSPLGDETACVIDGTATLTVLGTGKKFRVGPGSIISSPHGLEVEWAIEGPYFKKFWAIFGSGDAATPKVSPPLELQVNHVSDDPPEWTEYHFVEPKEGAQVCGELYFIRDRGSSASTMLSGVWRCGKGIAASHIQDDGTVTTPYTGTLGDETILLLEGQVEVTETASGKKHQFKAGDVIGLTSGMHITWVSKGPFCKKLWVISRDVSSA; from the coding sequence ATGGCACAAACCCAGACTGCAGTCCAGCTCGACGCCAAAATTGGCGTAAAGGGAGCTTCTGCTCCCATCGAGCCCGCTGACAATGCAGCTCAGCCTTTGGCTCACATCATTCATGGTGGCGTCCAGTGCCCACCAGCAGAAGCCTGGACTCCCTTTGGATGGGAAGAGCCTGGCCATGGGAAGCAGATTCATGGAGAAGTGACGATCTTTCGTCCTTTCGGGACTACTGGCAAGCTCATGGCCGGTTTCTGGAGAACTGGTCCGACTTCTCCAGGCTGCAATAAAGACGGCTCACATGTCATCAGGTACTCCTCCCCACTGGGCGATGAGACCGCATGCGTCATCGATGGCACTGCCACTTTGACAGTTCTGGGCACTGGCAAGAAGTTTCGTGTCGGACCAGGCTCCATCATCAGCTCACCACATGGCCTGGAGGTTGAATGGGCGATTGAAGGGCCATATTTCAAGAAGTTCTGGGCAATCTTTGGGTCTGGCGATGCCGCTACTCCAAAAGTCAGCCCGCCACTCGAGCTACAAGTCAATCACGTATCCGATGACCCTCCAGAGTGGACTGAATACCACTTCGTCGAGCCCAAAGAAGGAGCTCAAGTGTGTGGCGAACTGTACTTCATCCGCGATCGTGGCTCTTCTGCGTCAACCATGTTAAGCGGAGTCTGGCGTTGTGGCAAAGGTATCGCAGCTTCGCATATCCAAGACGATGGCACTGTGACGACGCCATATACTGGCACGCTGGGAGATGAGACTATTTTGCTGTTGGAAGGTCAAGTCGAAGTTACCGAAACTGCTTCGGGAAAGAAGCATCAGTTCAAGGCAGGAGATGTGATTGGTCTGACTTCGGGTATGCACATCACTTGGGTATCGAAGGGTCCATTTTGCAAGAAGTTGTGGGTTATTTCGAGGGATGTGTCTAGTGCGTGA
- a CDS encoding uncharacterized protein (antiSMASH:Cluster_2) gives MPCLRDFIVLLALGQLGSAGILCKAPPAKYTTCESQGVEWVGCTGGGACATSCFNNPKNDACEAEYFEELCYPDFDTGLEKCDPAGWKASNCYCW, from the exons ATGCCTTGCCTTAGAGATTTCATTGTGCTTTTAGCATTGGGCCAGCTAGGCAGCGCTGGAATTCTATGCAAAGCGCCTCCG GCGAAATATACCACTTGTGAGTCGCAAGGCGTGGAATGGGTAGGGTGCACTGGGGGTGGAGCTTGTGCGACGTCGTGCTTCAACAACCCGAAGAACGATGCctgcgaagcggaata TTTCGAAGAACTTTGTTACCCGGACTTTGATACTGGTCTGGAAAAATGTGACCCAGCGGGGTGGAAGGCGTCCAACTGTTACTGCTGGTAG
- the PDH1_2 gene encoding ATP-binding cassette transporter CGR1 (antiSMASH:Cluster_2), which yields MSSSAKKPTAIVIGSGVGGVSTAARLARAGFHVTVLEKNNFTGGRCSLIHYDGYRFDQGPSLLLLPGLFHRTFAELGTSLEQEGVKLLKCEPNYMIHFSDGEKFTLSSDLSVMKREVEKWEGKEGYTRYLEFLKESHGHYELSVREVLLRNFEGLTAMLRPEFLRHLLQLHPFESIWTRAGKYFWTERLRRVFTFGSMYMGMSPFDAPGTYSLLQYTELAEGIWYPVGGFHRVVEALVRIGEREGVDFRMETAVKKILLSEDGGAARGVELEDGTRLEADVVVNNSDLVYAYEKLLPIKTPYAESLKGRPGSCSSISFYWALDRQVPELEAHNIFLADEYRESFDSIFKKHLIPDEPSFYVNVPSRVDSTAAPEGKDSVVVLVPVGHLLEEDRHASQAPQQSASQNGHISSASPTDQSGLTPTEKQNWPAMISLARTTILSTIQSRTNVDLTPLIIHESTNSPLSWKQTFNLDRGAILGLSHSFFNVLCFRPKTRARKPGAFDAQLLKLGVVGRAAEVIIDAFRGRSKDIKGLYMVGASAHPGTGVPICLAGGALVAEQICGDYGVEIPWKEERKRDDVGGKRKLDVLERPMWLDSWEQWVSVLIYVLVAIFAWLWVKFR from the coding sequence ATGTCGTCCTcagcgaagaagccgacCGCGATAGTGATCGGCTCTGGCGTTGGCGGCGTCAGCACTGCTGCCCGCCTGGCTCGCGCAGGCTTCCACGTCACCGTCCTCGAGAAGAACAACTTCACCGGCGGTCGCTGCAGTCTCATCCACTATGACGGCTACCGATTCGATCAAGGGCCCTCGCTCCTCTTACTCCCCGGCCTCTTCCATCGCACTTTCGCAGAGCTCGGAACGAGCTTAGAGCAGGAAGGCGTAAAGCTTTTGAAATGTGAACCGAATTACATGATCCACTTCTCCGATGGCGAGAAGTTCACCTTGTCAAGTGATCTGAGTGTCATGAAGAGGGAAGTAGAAAAATGGGAAGGAAAAGAAGGATATACACGCTATCTCGAATTCCTGAAAGAGAGTCATGGACACTACGAGTTGAGTGTACGAGAAGTCTTGCTCAGGAACTTCGAAGGCTTGACAGCAATGCTGCGTCCTGAGTTTCTACGACATCTGTTACAATTACATCCTTTTGAAAGCATTTGGACAAGAGCGGGGAAATATTTCTGGACAGAGAGGCTGAGGAGAGTCTTTACATTTGGAAGCATGTATATGGGCATGAGCCCGTTTGATGCGCCGGGCACGTACAGTCTGCTGCAGTATACGGAACTGGCAGAGGGGATTTGGTATCCTGTGGGGGGATTTCACCGGGTTGTGGAAGCGCTGGTCAGGATTGGGGAGAGGGAGGGAGTGGATTTTAGGATGGAGACCGCTGTGAAAAAGATCCTGCTGAGTGAAGATGGAGGTGCTGCAAGAGGTGTGGAACTGGAAGATGGGACAAGATTGGAGGCGGATGTGGTGGTCAACAATTCAGACTTGGTGTATGCATACGAGAAGCTGTTGCCGATCAAGACACCATATGCAGAGAGCTTGAAGGGGAGACCTGGGAGCTGTTCgagtatatccttctattgGGCGTTGGATCGACAAGTACCAGAACTGGAGGCGCACAACATCTTTCTAGCAGACGAGTACCGGGAGTCATTTGACAGCATCTTCAAGAAGCACCTGATACCAGACGAGCCGAGCTTCTACGTCAACGTTCCGAGCAGAGTCGACTCTACCGCCGCCCCAGAAGGAAAAGATTCTGTCGTGGTATTAGTACCCGTAGGCCATCTCCTCGAAGAAGATCGCCACGCCTCACAAGCACCTCAACAGTCAGCATCGCAGAACGGACacatctcctccgcctctccAACAGACCAATCAGGCCTCACCCCAACAGAAAAACAAAACTGGCCCGCCATGATCTCTCTCGCCCGAACAACCATCCTCTCCACAATCCAATCCCGCACAAACGTCGACCTCACCCCCCTTATAATCCACGAATCCACCAATTCCCCTCTCTCATGGAAACAAACCTTCAACCTCGACCGCGGAGCTATCCTCGGTTTATCCCATTCCTTTTTCAACGTCCTCTGTTTCCGCCCTAAAACTCGCGCTCGCAAACCGGGTGCGTTCGATGCGCAGCTTTTGAAATTAGGAGTTGTGGGGAGAGCAGCGGAGGTTATTATTGATGCGTTTAGAGGGAGGAGTAAAGATATCAAGGGGCTGTATATGGTTGGGGCGAGTGCGCATCCGGGGACTGGAGTGCCGATTTGTTTGGCTGGAGGGGCGTTGGTTGCGGAGCAGATTTGTGGGGATTATGGGGTGGAGATTCCGtggaaggaggagaggaaAAGGGATGATGTGGGAGGGAAAAGGAAGTTGGATGTGTTGGAGAGGCCGATGTGGTTGGATAGTTGGGAGCAGTGGGTTAGTGTGTTAATTTATGTGTTGGTGGCGATTTTCGCTTGGCTCTGGGTGAAGTTTCGATGA
- a CDS encoding uncharacterized protein (antiSMASH:Cluster_2~SMCOG1030:serine/threonine protein kinase), with product MTDRQSRIPAQYDWQDAPQASVQHDGKPETAIWRVQRKRKGKSRDFEKDIYICKWQSLAGKNPTQAKYVFGECDMLQRFKHPNIVKYVDFDYNPSRQIARLFMENCSHGDLKKLGRKLNAGEAHSVLYQISNALLYIHHGVYHDGVKLKLGTFEALEGGTLQWSRHLHRDIKPSNIFISDTTKNGIYVKLGDFGVAKSDMEGTASYVGTNAYMAPEQRTAFRGPGSRRTTFRCDIYALGLTMEQLVDPNATALSSIFKECQARLDDDRPRSGAIVDQLRTLEGKRSLIDEMLSCIRTTTVAKLGKQQAKRIKTELNTFDELCERLLDSGSQPSGNVLQEFQEYAHGPGVVEWKCGVVEQVSARLAKHETDVRFADSIIHAKDFSPLSSDDKSVENSVAAAEKATESAEQASRERELKEQNERLEREIAEIRARLSATAQTGRTRGSERLDIGLGAKSELETTVKPTLNDRLERREPSVKGREQAGSLDARKLLSARMNPLSKPFVPSLVLQDPIKDTTSGALPEPNGVGIPDTSRGPDGSVLPLLSGTSHGIDAQDVTADGQREQDNRIETLRKSSWTARESGGLGQRRGLNSTFSKQTRSAQPLSLRTPPIESQATESIRGRRRDPLLQRDLSQPARRSSRPLSFSPSLNSNPADYFQVKGSLHEQLFEQYKFLQAQQDALRYQLERQQAENAEQSEREGWKDDKFERLFRTRELSF from the exons ATGACCGACCGGCAAAGCAGAATACCAGCACAATACGACTGGCAGGATGCGCCGCAAGCATCCGTACAGCACGACGGCAAGCCCGAAACTGCAATATGGCGTGTGCAACGGAAACGCAAAGGCAAGAGCAGAGACTTCGAAAAAGACATATACATTTGCAAATGGCAAAGTCTGGCTGGAAAGAACCCCACACAGGCCAAATACGTCTTTGGCGAATGCGACATGCTTCAGCGCTTCAAGCATCCCAACATCGTCAAATACGTGGACTTTGACTACAATCCTTCACGTCAGATCGCTCGCCTGTTCATGGAGAATTGTAGTCACGGCGACTTAAAGAAGCTAGGACGAAAGCTGAATGCAGGAGAAGCGCACAGTGTTCTCTACCAGATCTCCAACGCCTTACTATACATTCATCATGGCGTGTATCATGATGGCGTCAAACTCAAACTTGGGACATTCGAAGCACTAGAAGGTGGGACGCTGCAGTGGAGTCGTCATCTGCACCGTGACATCAAACCATCAAACA TTTTCATCTCAGACACAACGAAGAACGGCATATACGTGAAGTTAGGCGATTTCGGAGTGGCCAAATCTGACATGGAAGGCACCGCCAGTTACGTTGGAACGAACGCTTATATGGCGCCA GAACAACGGACGGCATTCCGAGGTCCGGGCTCTCGCAGGACGACCTTCAGATGTGATATATATGCGCTCGGCC TCACAATGGAGCAGCTCGTGGACCCAAACGCGACAGCACTTTCGTCGATCTTTAAAGAATGTCAGGCTCGTCTGGACGATGACAGGCCTCGCAGTGGAGCCATCGTCGACCAACTCAGGACTCTGGAAGGTAAACGAAGTCTCATTGACGAGATGCTAAGCTGCATTAGAACCACTACTGTAGCTAAACTTGGTAAACAGCAGGCCAAAAGGATCAAGACCGAGCTCAATACATTTGATGAGCTCTGTGAGCGTCTGCTCGATAGCGGATCGCAACCGAGTGGGAATGTGCTGCAGGAGTTCCAGGAGTACGCACATGGTCCTGGCGTGGTTGAGTGGAAATGTGGCGTGGTTGAGCAAGTTTCAGCGCGACTCGCGAAGCATGAAACTGATGTGCGATTTGCAGACAGTATCATACATGCTAAGGACTTCTCTCCTCTCAGTAGTGATGATAAGAGTGTGGAGAACAGTGTCGCGGCGGCGGAAAAGGCCACCGAGAGTGCGGAGCAAGCATCGCGCGAACGCGAACTGAAAGAACAAAACGAGCGTTTGGAGCGAGAAATCGCGGAAATTCGGGCCAGGTTGTCAGCTACAGCGCAGACAGGTCGGACACGAGGGAGTGAACGTCTGGACATCGGACTCGGAGCGAAGAGTGAGCTCGAGACAACAGTCAAACCCACGCTCAACGACCGACTCGAGCGTCGCGAACCCAGCGTTAAAGGTCGTGAGCAAGCTGGAAGTTTGGATGCACGAAAGCTTTTGTCTGCAAGAATGAACCCATTATCCAAGCCTTTTGTGCCATCTCTGGTACTTCAAGATCCTATCAAGGACACAACTTCCGGAGCACTTCCAGAGCCCAACGGTGTTGGAATCCCGGATACAAGCCGGGGACCTGATGGCTCAGTCTTACCCTTACTGTCCGGCACGAGCCATGGCATTGACGCGCAGGACGTCACTGCTGACGGCCAACGTGAGCAAGACAATCGCATCGAGACACTAAGGAAGTCGTCCTGGACCGCACGGGAATCAGGTGGTCTCGGGCAGAGAAGGGGGCTCAATTCCACTTTTTCGAAGCAGACAAGGAGCGCACAACCGCTATCTCTACGCACACCTCCTATTGAATCTCAAGCAACGGAAAGCATCCGAGGTCGACGACGAGACCCTCTCCTACAACGAGACCTTTCCCAACCTGCTCGCAGGAGTTCTCGCCCTCTGTCATTCTCGCCATCCTTGAACTCGAACCCTGCAGATTACTTCCAGGTCAAGGGGTCTCTACATGAGCAACTCTTCGAGCAGTATAAGTTCCTGCAGGCGCAACAAGATGCATTGCGGTACCAATTGGAGAGACAACAGGCGGAGAACGCCGAACAGTCCGAACGTGAGGGCTGGAAAGACGACAAGTTCGAACGCCTATTTAGAACCCGAGAACTCAGTTTCTGA
- a CDS encoding uncharacterized protein (antiSMASH:Cluster_2) — MEPDVTTNPQDGLSTTQRNATQPESSETVSLRRLKKRETDRLSKRRTRERKQLHMQHMEAVMESLEQHDSSGQVAALRGQLERSERERALLVRTLQDIQHLISQRGPRANHSETRSSSTTSDEHGITRAGAIYPPASAAAHRRIQDDMLSSNSNVQDSRKANQEFHPARAIRGGHETNEICAPPPNKTSTKTTIQSQAYNWIKPAAKCSCQTHVNRLSGHDAVWQGNYWKFCVDVLDERFDWAEDIGPADDDESDDVLVRGVLEGWDSVEQNRRAPLHPSLQMLRRVDEAMFGPIPMTERLAMLRAMHLLLQYHTDPTAERYERLPPWYTYRPEQHKKHTYAVEYWAWPQFRLRFVGDEHLYCGNGFFRMYQDEMRLLWPFEFRDCYTHDLETGLYKPSMLFDQRINNINCWTMGPDFFEKFPELSGVIPTNLRSVPQSMPAAGVSRRGKPQSSMNTTFPRQARTGFVEAEDDEPVQRPAQGGNYAACSAPCNTVSLPPYPQITGVTASHFQRMPATTLHQSHRRPVQNPVNVWPNAGYGWHNLSDTEAWFNELGTTGTGSSLDAGIAENVPMEPFLDMD; from the coding sequence ATGGAACCAGACGTCACCACGAATCCGCAAGACGGACTCTCCACGACGCAACGAAATGCGACGCAGCCAGAGTCTTCTGAGACAGTATCTCTGCGTCGCCTCAAGAAGCGAGAGACAGATAGGCTCAGCAAACGCAGGACGCGTGAACGGAAGCAGCTACATATGCAACACATGGAAGCTGTGATGGAGAGCCTAGAGCAACACGACTCGAGTGGCCAAGTCGCTGCTCTTCGTGGCCAGCTGGAAAGGTCCGAGCGAGAACGCGCTTTACTTGTCCGAACTTTGCAAGATATTCAGCATCTTATTAGCCAGAGAGGGCCCCGGGCGAATCATTCCGAAACGAGGAGCTCGAGTACAACGAGTGATGAGCATGGCATCACCAGAGCTGGCGCAATTTACCCACCTGCATCCGCGGCGGCTCATCGACGCATTCAAGATGATATGCTCTCAAGCAATTCCAATGTCCAGGACAGCCGGAAGGCGAATCAGGAATTTCATCCAGCTCGGGCGATCCGAGGAGGGCATGAAACCAACGAGATATGTGCTCCGCCGCCGAACAAGACGTCTACCAAAACCACGATCCAATCGCAAGCGTACAATTGGATCAAACCTGCCGCAAAATGTTCCTGTCAAACTCACGTGAATCGCTTGTCCGGCCATGATGCAGTGTGGCAAGGCAACTATTGGAAGTTCTGTGTTGATGTTCTGGACGAACGATTCGACTGGGCAGAAGACATCGGGCCcgctgacgacgacgagtctGACGATGTGCTAGTCCGCGGAGTGCTTGAAGGTTGGGACAGTGTCGAGCAAAATCGCCGCGCTCCATTGCATCCTTCTCTGCAGATGCTCCGTCGCGTTGACGAAGCTATGTTTGGACCAATACCGATGACTGAACGACTGGCGATGCTCCGAGCCATGCATTTACTTCTCCAATACCACACCGATCCGACTGCAGAACGCTACGAGCGCTTACCTCCATGGTATACGTATCGACCTGAGCAGCATAAAAAGCACACATATGCGGTCGAGTACTGGGCGTGGCCTCAATTCCGTCTCCGTTTCGTTGGAGACGAGCATTTGTACTGCGGTAATGGCTTCTTCCGAATGTACCAGGATGAGATGCGACTACTATGGCCTTTCGAGTTCCGAGACTGCTACACTCATGATCTGGAAACTGGGCTGTACAAGCCAAGCATGCTTTTTGATCAAAGGATCAACAACATTAATTGCTGGACGATGGGGCCAGACTTTTTTGAAAAGTTTCCGGAGCTGTCTGGCGTTATACCTACGAATCTACGTTCGGTTCCGCAGTCGATGCCCGCAGCGGGTGTGTCGAGGAGAGGGAAGCCGCAATCTTCTATGAACACCACGTTTCCAAGGCAAGCCCGGACTGGCTTTGTAGaagccgaagacgacgagccaGTACAAAGACCAGCGCAAGGAGGGAATTACGCCGCGTGCTCTGCGCCTTGCAATACAGTATCGCTTCCACCTTATCCGCAAATAACTGGGGTCACAGCTTCTCATTTTCAGCGGATGCCTGCTACAACGTTGCACCAGAGTCATCGCCGGCCTGTTCAAAACCCTGTGAACGTCTGGCCCAATGCCGGGTATGGGTGGCATAATTTGTCTGACACCGAAGCTTGGTTCAACGAACTCGGAACTACTGGCACTGGCTCTAGCTTGGACGCTGGTATTGCTGAGAATGTCCCAATGGAGCCTTTTCTTGACATGGACTGA
- a CDS encoding uncharacterized protein (antiSMASH:Cluster_2), producing MPIYLSMQRVRFSSPDAYQKFKLLFSDTRTHLMQLPGFLHLTWWEHPDDPTWFNECSFWTSRGALYHWHKNTYHKHCKAWAANGAIMEDLITNFELVGTRLLRVCPVCAETQDKKYELSEEQAVLREQCPKCGFHFPVLGETESSFAVFKDVVMGEKGANGKKVEPSEVESA from the coding sequence ATGCCAATCTATCTCTCCATGCAACGCGTCCGCTTCTCCTCACCAGACGCCTACCAAAAATTCaaactcctcttctccgACACCCGCACACACCTCATGCAACTCCCCGGCTTCCTGCACCTAACCTGGTGGGAACACCCCGACGATCCAACCTGGTTCAACGAATGTTCATTCTGGACCTCCCGCGGAGCACTTTACCACTGGCATAAAAACACCTATCACAAACACTGTAAAGCCTGGGCAGCAAATGGTGCAATCATGGAAGATCTGATTACGAATTTTGAATTGGTGGGGACGAGGTTGTTGAGAGTTTGTCCTGTTTGTGCGGAGACGCAGGATAAGAAGTATGAGTTGAGTGAGGAGCAGGCTGTGCTGAGGGAGCAGTGTCCGAAGTGTGGGTTTCATTTTCCGGTTTTGGGGGAGACGGAGTCGAGTTTTGCGGTGTTCAAGGATGTTGTTATGGGGGAGAAGGGTGCTAATGGGAAGAAGGTAGAGCCTAGTGAGGTTGAGAGTGCTTGA